The Kluyvera intermedia genome window below encodes:
- the fis gene encoding DNA-binding transcriptional regulator Fis, with product MFEQRVNSDVLTVSTVNSQDQVTQKPLRDSVKQALKNYFAQLNGQDVNDLYELVLAEVEQPLLDMVMQYTRGNQTRAALMMGINRGTLRKKLKKYGMN from the coding sequence ATGTTCGAACAACGCGTAAATTCTGACGTACTGACCGTTTCTACCGTTAACTCTCAGGACCAGGTGACTCAAAAGCCCCTGCGTGACTCGGTTAAACAGGCACTGAAGAACTATTTTGCTCAACTGAATGGTCAGGATGTTAATGATCTGTATGAGCTGGTACTGGCTGAAGTAGAACAGCCCCTGTTGGACATGGTGATGCAATACACCCGTGGTAACCAGACCCGCGCGGCCTTAATGATGGGCATCAACCGTGGAACTCTGCGTAAAAAACTGAAAAAATACGGCATGAACTGA
- the prmA gene encoding 50S ribosomal protein L11 methyltransferase, which translates to MPWIQLKLNTTGANAEDLSDALMEAGSVSITFQDTHDTPVFEPLPGETRLWGDTDVIGLFDAETDMKEVVAILEQHPLLGAGFAHKIEQLEDKDWEREWMDNFHPMRFGERLWICPSWRDVPDVNAVNVMLDPGLAFGTGTHPTTSLCLQWLDGLDLVGKTVIDFGCGSGILAIAALKLGAAKAIGIDIDPQAIQASRDNAQRNGVSERLELYLPQDQPEAMKADVVVANILAGPLRELAPLISVLPVTGGLLGLSGILASQAESVCEAYSDLFDLDPVVEKEEWCRITGRKK; encoded by the coding sequence ATGCCGTGGATCCAACTAAAACTGAATACTACCGGCGCGAATGCCGAAGATCTTAGCGATGCGCTGATGGAGGCCGGTTCTGTATCCATCACCTTCCAGGATACGCATGACACGCCGGTTTTTGAGCCGCTGCCGGGCGAAACTCGCCTGTGGGGTGATACCGACGTTATCGGTCTGTTCGACGCAGAAACCGACATGAAAGAGGTTGTTGCCATCCTGGAGCAGCATCCACTGCTGGGCGCGGGCTTTGCGCATAAAATCGAACAGCTTGAAGATAAAGACTGGGAACGCGAGTGGATGGATAACTTCCATCCGATGCGTTTCGGCGAGCGTCTGTGGATCTGCCCAAGCTGGCGCGACGTGCCGGACGTGAACGCCGTTAACGTCATGCTGGATCCGGGTCTGGCATTCGGCACCGGCACCCACCCAACGACCTCCCTGTGCCTGCAATGGCTCGACGGCTTAGATTTAGTCGGCAAGACGGTGATTGATTTTGGTTGTGGCTCTGGGATCCTGGCGATCGCCGCACTGAAGCTTGGTGCCGCAAAAGCTATCGGGATCGATATCGATCCGCAGGCCATTCAGGCAAGCCGCGACAACGCACAGCGTAACGGCGTCTCTGAACGCCTGGAACTCTATCTGCCGCAGGATCAGCCAGAGGCCATGAAAGCCGATGTGGTGGTCGCTAACATTCTGGCGGGCCCATTACGCGAGCTGGCCCCTTTAATCAGCGTGCTGCCGGTTACAGGCGGCCTGCTGGGCCTTTCGGGCATCCTTGCAAGCCAGGCTGAAAGCGTATGCGAAGCCTATTCCGATCTTTTTGACCTCGATCCTGTGGTTGAGAAAGAAGAGTGGTGCCGGATTACCGGACGCAAGAAATAA
- a CDS encoding MBL fold metallo-hydrolase translates to MNDEFRQVGDFQVTALSDGCMVASLALLSGIDVTDAGEIQHRAGITDPDSLHIFGYLIRGCGRTILVDSGTGGANNIGGQLQTNLQACGVMPDEVDTVLLTHAHPDHIGGLLDEKGDVMYPRAHLYLHPDELEYWLDDNLMAQANERQQRNFERARRTLSAYQPRLHLLDESPIVEGIRAVPLPGHTPGHTGFRIDSRQSSLIIWGDIVHFPFIQTARPDVTIAFDIDPAQAQASRKRLLAQIAEEGTLVAGMHFAGTGFAQVYPVGSGYRIVYSLA, encoded by the coding sequence ATGAATGATGAATTTCGTCAGGTTGGGGATTTCCAGGTTACCGCGTTAAGCGATGGCTGTATGGTCGCCAGCCTGGCTTTGCTTTCTGGTATTGATGTGACTGATGCGGGTGAGATTCAGCATCGTGCAGGGATTACCGATCCCGATAGCCTGCATATCTTCGGCTACTTGATCCGCGGATGCGGGCGCACGATCCTTGTGGATTCAGGAACGGGTGGGGCCAATAACATTGGCGGTCAGTTGCAAACGAATCTACAGGCCTGTGGTGTTATGCCTGATGAGGTCGATACGGTGTTGCTGACGCATGCGCATCCCGATCATATTGGGGGACTGCTAGACGAGAAGGGTGATGTGATGTATCCACGGGCACATCTTTACCTGCATCCCGATGAGCTTGAGTATTGGCTGGATGACAATCTGATGGCGCAAGCAAATGAGCGACAGCAACGTAATTTCGAACGCGCGCGTCGTACGCTGTCGGCCTATCAACCGCGTCTACATCTACTGGATGAAAGCCCGATTGTTGAAGGGATACGAGCTGTCCCGCTGCCAGGCCATACGCCGGGGCATACAGGGTTCAGAATTGACTCCAGGCAATCGAGTCTGATTATCTGGGGGGACATTGTCCATTTTCCCTTTATTCAGACGGCGCGGCCAGATGTCACCATTGCTTTTGATATTGACCCGGCTCAGGCGCAAGCTTCGCGGAAACGGCTCCTGGCGCAGATTGCAGAGGAAGGGACGCTGGTGGCGGGTATGCATTTTGCAGGAACGGGGTTCGCGCAGGTGTATCCTGTCGGTAGCGGCTACCGAATCGTTTATTCACTGGCGTAA
- the msrQ gene encoding protein-methionine-sulfoxide reductase heme-binding subunit MsrQ, which translates to MRITAKQVVWLKVLLHLAAFLPFVWLFWAVSQGQLSADPVKDIQHFTGRMALKFLLATLLISPLARYAKQPLLIRTRRLLGLWCFAWACVHLTSYSVLELGIQNLSLLGQEIITRPYLLLGLVSFVILFALAVTSTQAMQRKLGRRWQLLHNFVYLVAILAPIHYLWSVKIISPQPLIYTGAAIALLLCRYKKFRQWWR; encoded by the coding sequence ATGAGGATAACGGCTAAGCAGGTGGTCTGGCTGAAAGTTTTGCTGCATCTTGCGGCATTTCTGCCTTTTGTCTGGCTGTTTTGGGCTGTATCTCAGGGGCAATTAAGCGCCGATCCGGTCAAAGATATCCAGCATTTTACCGGTAGGATGGCTCTGAAATTTCTGCTGGCAACCTTGTTAATTTCGCCACTGGCGCGCTACGCTAAACAACCTTTGCTGATCCGCACGCGCCGATTGCTCGGGCTTTGGTGCTTTGCGTGGGCCTGTGTCCATCTCACCAGCTACAGTGTGCTGGAGTTAGGCATTCAAAATTTATCTTTACTCGGTCAAGAGATCATCACTCGGCCCTATTTACTGCTGGGGCTGGTTAGCTTTGTGATTCTGTTCGCGCTGGCTGTGACCTCAACGCAGGCGATGCAGCGAAAATTAGGGCGACGCTGGCAGCTTTTGCATAACTTCGTCTATCTTGTCGCGATCCTCGCACCGATACATTATCTGTGGTCAGTGAAAATTATCTCGCCTCAACCATTGATATACACCGGGGCCGCCATCGCCCTGCTTTTGTGTCGTTATAAGAAGTTCCGCCAGTGGTGGCGATAG
- a CDS encoding carbonic anhydrase, with protein MKTTFGKAALLALSIIPVTSFASHWGYVGEGAPEHWGTLSEENKTCQTGMNQSPINIETTLNAHLSPLEVHYSDGPVTLINNGHTIQAGLKTTTADTITIDGKTFTLQQFHFHAPSENTIHGKHYAMEMHLVHKDASGAIAVVAVMFNKGAENSELNKLWATMPEKTDQSASIAAQMNLNAQLPGDKTFWRFSGSLTTPPCSEGVTWIVMKHPLTLSETQLKKFTHTMHHDNNRPAQPLNGRVVVE; from the coding sequence ATGAAAACAACTTTCGGCAAGGCTGCGCTGCTAGCGTTGAGCATTATTCCTGTTACATCTTTTGCATCTCACTGGGGCTACGTAGGGGAAGGTGCTCCTGAACACTGGGGCACACTCAGTGAAGAGAACAAAACCTGCCAAACCGGTATGAATCAATCCCCAATTAATATTGAGACAACGCTTAATGCGCATCTTTCGCCGCTGGAAGTCCATTATTCAGATGGGCCAGTAACGCTCATTAACAATGGCCATACCATTCAGGCAGGGTTAAAAACGACCACAGCGGATACGATTACGATCGACGGTAAAACTTTCACACTTCAGCAGTTCCACTTCCATGCACCCAGTGAGAACACTATCCATGGCAAGCATTACGCGATGGAGATGCACCTTGTCCATAAAGATGCGAGTGGCGCCATTGCCGTTGTCGCCGTGATGTTCAATAAAGGCGCAGAGAACTCAGAGCTCAACAAACTGTGGGCAACAATGCCCGAAAAAACCGACCAGAGCGCCAGCATTGCAGCCCAAATGAATCTTAATGCCCAACTGCCTGGCGATAAGACTTTCTGGCGTTTCAGCGGTTCTCTGACAACACCGCCTTGCTCTGAGGGGGTAACCTGGATTGTGATGAAGCATCCTCTGACGCTTTCTGAGACGCAGCTTAAAAAATTCACCCATACCATGCACCACGATAATAATCGTCCGGCACAGCCTCTTAATGGTCGCGTCGTCGTCGAATAG
- a CDS encoding YhdT family protein, translating to MDKRFVQAHKEARWALWLTLLYLAAWLASAYIPNSVQGFTGLPHWFEMACLLTPLVFILLCWAMVKFIYRDISLEDDDNAA from the coding sequence ATGGACAAACGTTTTGTTCAGGCCCATAAAGAGGCGCGCTGGGCGCTGTGGCTAACCCTTCTCTATCTTGCTGCATGGTTGGCGAGTGCTTACATACCTAACTCAGTTCAGGGTTTTACAGGTCTGCCGCACTGGTTTGAGATGGCCTGTCTGTTAACGCCGCTGGTGTTTATTCTGCTGTGCTGGGCGATGGTCAAGTTTATCTATCGTGATATTTCGCTGGAGGATGACGATAATGCAGCTTGA
- the accB gene encoding acetyl-CoA carboxylase biotin carboxyl carrier protein, which produces MDIRKIKKLIELVEESGINELEISEGEESVRISRSAPNTGYPVMQQAYAAPVMQAQAPVAAAPAAAEAPAKAEISGHIVRSPMVGTFYRTPGPDAKAFVEVGQKVNVGDTLCIVEAMKMMNQIEADKSGTVKAILVESGQPVEFDEPLVVIE; this is translated from the coding sequence ATGGATATTCGTAAGATTAAAAAACTGATCGAGCTGGTCGAAGAGTCTGGCATCAACGAACTGGAAATTTCTGAAGGTGAAGAGTCTGTGCGCATCAGCCGTTCAGCGCCAAACACCGGTTATCCAGTGATGCAGCAGGCTTACGCAGCACCTGTTATGCAAGCGCAAGCACCTGTTGCGGCAGCACCAGCTGCAGCTGAAGCCCCGGCTAAAGCTGAAATCAGTGGTCACATCGTACGTTCCCCGATGGTTGGTACTTTCTATCGCACTCCAGGCCCGGATGCTAAAGCATTCGTGGAAGTTGGTCAGAAAGTTAACGTGGGCGACACCCTGTGCATCGTTGAAGCGATGAAAATGATGAACCAGATTGAAGCTGATAAATCAGGGACTGTGAAAGCAATCCTGGTCGAAAGCGGTCAACCAGTTGAATTTGACGAGCCTCTGGTCGTCATCGAGTAA
- a CDS encoding TetR family transcriptional regulator encodes MARRTKDDALKTRQMLLDAAIEQFAQRGVSSTTLTDIADAAGVTRGAVYWHFASKSELFNAMWLEQTPLRELIHHKLKQIEGANPLINLRNKFIIGLQYIAETPKQRALMQILYHNVNLVVI; translated from the coding sequence ATGGCAAGAAGAACGAAAGATGATGCTCTCAAGACGCGCCAGATGCTGCTTGATGCGGCAATCGAACAATTCGCGCAGCGTGGCGTCAGTAGTACCACCTTGACCGATATTGCTGACGCAGCTGGAGTTACGCGTGGTGCTGTTTATTGGCATTTTGCCAGTAAAAGTGAACTGTTTAACGCCATGTGGCTGGAACAGACACCGTTGAGAGAATTAATTCATCATAAATTGAAACAAATAGAGGGAGCGAACCCGTTAATAAATTTGAGGAACAAATTCATTATCGGATTGCAATATATTGCAGAAACACCGAAGCAACGTGCATTGATGCAAATACTCTATCACAATGTGAATTTAGTAGTGATATGA
- the accC gene encoding acetyl-CoA carboxylase biotin carboxylase subunit → MLDKIVIANRGEIALRILRACKELGIKTVAVHSTADRDLKHVLLADETVCIGPAQSVKSYLNIPAIISAAEITGAVAIHPGYGFLSENANFAEQVERSGFIFIGPKAETIRLMGDKVSAITAMKKAGVPTVPGSDGPLGDDMDANRAHAKRIGYPVIIKASGGGGGRGMRVVRSDSDLAQSISMTKAEAKAAFSNDMVYMEKYLENPRHIEIQVLADGQGNAIYLAERDCSMQRRHQKVVEEAPAPGITPELRRYIGERCSKACVDIGYRGAGTFEFLFENGEFYFIEMNTRIQVEHPVTEMITGVDLIKEQLRIAAGQPLSIKQEEVQVRGHAVECRINAEDPNTFLPSPGKITRFHAPGGFGVRWESHIYAGYTVPPYYDSMIGKLICYGETRDIAISRMKNALQELIIDGIKTNVDLQMRIMSDEHFQHGGTNIHYLEKKLGLQEK, encoded by the coding sequence ATGCTGGATAAAATTGTCATCGCTAACCGTGGCGAGATCGCACTGCGTATTCTTCGTGCCTGTAAAGAACTGGGCATTAAGACCGTCGCTGTACACTCCACTGCGGATCGCGATTTAAAACACGTATTACTGGCGGATGAGACGGTTTGTATTGGCCCTGCTCAGTCCGTAAAAAGCTACCTGAACATTCCGGCAATCATCAGCGCAGCTGAGATCACCGGGGCAGTAGCAATTCACCCAGGCTATGGCTTCCTCTCTGAGAACGCCAACTTTGCCGAGCAGGTTGAACGTTCAGGCTTTATCTTCATTGGCCCGAAAGCAGAAACGATTCGCCTGATGGGCGACAAAGTGTCTGCAATCACCGCCATGAAGAAAGCTGGCGTACCCACTGTTCCTGGCTCTGACGGCCCGCTGGGCGATGATATGGACGCTAACCGCGCCCATGCTAAACGCATCGGCTACCCGGTTATCATCAAAGCCTCCGGTGGCGGCGGCGGTCGTGGTATGCGCGTTGTGCGCAGCGACTCCGACCTGGCGCAGTCCATCTCCATGACTAAAGCAGAAGCGAAAGCCGCTTTTAGCAACGATATGGTCTACATGGAGAAATACCTGGAAAATCCTCGTCATATCGAGATCCAGGTACTGGCTGATGGTCAGGGTAACGCTATCTATCTGGCAGAGCGCGACTGCTCTATGCAGCGTCGTCACCAGAAAGTCGTCGAAGAAGCACCAGCACCAGGCATCACGCCGGAACTGCGTCGCTACATCGGCGAACGCTGCTCGAAAGCGTGTGTGGATATCGGCTACCGTGGCGCGGGTACTTTCGAGTTCCTGTTCGAAAACGGCGAGTTCTATTTCATTGAAATGAACACCCGTATTCAGGTAGAGCACCCGGTTACCGAGATGATCACCGGCGTTGACCTGATCAAAGAGCAGCTGCGTATTGCTGCCGGTCAGCCGTTGTCCATCAAGCAAGAAGAAGTTCAGGTTCGCGGTCATGCGGTCGAATGCCGTATCAACGCCGAAGATCCGAACACCTTCCTGCCGAGCCCGGGCAAAATCACTCGTTTCCACGCTCCGGGCGGCTTTGGCGTTCGTTGGGAATCTCATATCTACGCTGGCTACACCGTACCACCGTACTATGACTCAATGATCGGCAAACTCATCTGCTACGGTGAGACCCGTGATATTGCGATTTCTCGCATGAAGAATGCGTTGCAGGAATTGATCATCGATGGCATCAAAACCAACGTTGACCTGCAAATGCGTATTATGAGCGACGAGCACTTCCAGCATGGTGGGACCAACATCCACTATCTGGAGAAAAAACTCGGATTGCAGGAAAAATAA
- a CDS encoding efflux RND transporter periplasmic adaptor subunit has protein sequence MTSHARVTLLSSLIFSAILLSGCDNSADQQAHAPTPQVTVHVVNNAPLSITTELPGRTSAFRVAEVRPQVSGIILKRHFIEGSDVQAGESLYQIDPATYQAAYDSAKGDESKAQAAAAIAHLTVKRYVPLLGTKYISQQDYDQAVATARQADADVMAAKAAVESARINLAYTKVTSPITGRIGKSSVTEGALVTNGQSDAMATVQQLDPIYVDVTQSSSDFMRLKQESLQHGGEAKSVQLLMENGQAYSLKGTLQFSDVTVDESTGSITLRAIFPNPQHTLLPGMFVRARIDEGVNPNAMLVPQQGVTRTPRGDATVLLVNDKNQVEMRNVVASQAIGDQWLITSGLKSGDKVIVSGLQKVHPGATVKAEEETAVPAAQ, from the coding sequence ATGACGAGTCATGCCAGGGTTACACTTTTATCCAGCTTAATTTTCTCCGCCATTTTACTCAGCGGGTGCGATAATTCGGCAGATCAACAAGCGCATGCACCAACGCCCCAGGTCACCGTGCATGTTGTGAATAATGCCCCATTATCCATCACAACAGAACTGCCGGGGCGGACCTCCGCATTCCGCGTCGCTGAAGTGCGCCCACAGGTGAGCGGAATCATCCTGAAACGCCACTTCATCGAAGGCAGCGACGTACAGGCCGGTGAATCTCTGTACCAAATTGACCCTGCTACCTATCAGGCAGCTTATGACAGCGCCAAAGGTGATGAGTCAAAAGCCCAGGCGGCCGCAGCTATCGCTCACCTGACGGTGAAACGCTATGTCCCACTACTGGGTACAAAATATATCAGTCAGCAAGATTACGACCAGGCTGTCGCCACTGCCCGCCAGGCTGATGCTGACGTTATGGCCGCTAAAGCCGCTGTTGAAAGCGCGCGCATTAATCTGGCCTATACCAAAGTGACCTCACCAATCACCGGTCGTATCGGTAAGTCTAGCGTGACCGAAGGTGCACTGGTCACCAACGGACAGTCTGATGCAATGGCCACCGTACAACAGCTTGATCCTATTTATGTCGATGTCACGCAATCCAGCAGCGATTTTATGCGCCTTAAACAGGAAAGCCTTCAACACGGCGGCGAGGCAAAAAGCGTTCAGTTACTGATGGAAAATGGTCAAGCGTACTCGCTAAAAGGCACGTTGCAATTCTCTGATGTCACCGTTGATGAAAGTACCGGGTCAATTACGCTACGGGCTATTTTCCCGAACCCACAACATACCCTGCTACCAGGCATGTTTGTTCGTGCCCGTATTGATGAAGGTGTGAATCCGAACGCGATGCTGGTTCCACAACAAGGCGTTACCCGCACGCCACGTGGTGATGCGACGGTCTTGCTGGTGAACGATAAAAATCAGGTCGAAATGCGCAATGTTGTTGCCTCTCAGGCCATTGGGGATCAGTGGTTGATCACCAGCGGTTTGAAATCCGGCGATAAAGTGATTGTTAGCGGGCTGCAGAAGGTGCATCCAGGCGCAACCGTGAAAGCAGAAGAAGAGACCGCGGTTCCAGCCGCGCAATAA
- the dusB gene encoding tRNA dihydrouridine synthase DusB, with amino-acid sequence MRIGQYQLRNRLIAAPMAGITDRPFRTLCYEMGAGLTVSEMMSSNPQVWESDKSRLRMVHVDEPGIRTVQIAGSDPDEMAGAARINVESGAQIIDINMGCPAKKVNRKLAGSALLQYPDQVKAILNAVVKAVDVPVTLKIRTGWAPEHRNCLEIAKLAEDCGIQALTIHGRTRACLFNGDAEYDSIRVVKQNVSIPIIANGDITDPLKARAVLDYTGADALMIGRAAQGRPWIFREIQHYLDTGELLPPLPLAEVKRLLCSHIRELHDFYGQAKGYRIARKHVSWYLQEHAPDDQFRRTFNAIEDAGEQLAALEAYFENFA; translated from the coding sequence ATGCGCATTGGACAATACCAGCTTAGAAATCGCCTGATCGCAGCACCTATGGCTGGCATCACTGACAGACCATTCAGGACGCTGTGCTACGAGATGGGAGCAGGTTTGACCGTTTCCGAGATGATGTCATCCAACCCTCAGGTTTGGGAAAGTGACAAATCTCGTTTACGTATGGTGCACGTGGATGAACCAGGTATTCGTACCGTGCAAATTGCCGGTAGTGATCCTGACGAGATGGCCGGAGCCGCCCGCATTAATGTGGAAAGCGGTGCCCAAATTATTGATATCAATATGGGCTGTCCGGCAAAAAAGGTGAATCGCAAGCTTGCGGGTTCAGCCCTACTGCAATACCCGGATCAGGTGAAGGCTATCCTGAATGCGGTTGTTAAGGCAGTGGACGTTCCTGTCACTCTTAAGATTCGCACTGGCTGGGCACCAGAGCACCGTAACTGTTTAGAAATTGCCAAACTGGCTGAAGACTGTGGCATTCAAGCTCTGACTATTCACGGACGCACACGCGCCTGCTTGTTTAACGGAGACGCTGAGTACGACAGCATTCGGGTAGTTAAGCAGAACGTCTCCATTCCGATTATCGCGAATGGTGACATTACTGACCCGCTTAAAGCCAGGGCTGTACTGGACTATACGGGGGCTGATGCCCTGATGATAGGACGTGCGGCTCAGGGAAGACCCTGGATCTTTCGGGAAATCCAGCACTATCTGGACACTGGGGAGCTGCTGCCTCCACTGCCTCTGGCAGAGGTGAAGCGCTTGCTTTGTTCGCATATTCGGGAACTGCATGACTTTTATGGTCAAGCTAAAGGGTACCGAATTGCGCGTAAACACGTATCCTGGTATCTCCAGGAACACGCTCCGGATGACCAGTTTCGGCGCACATTCAACGCCATTGAAGATGCCGGCGAACAGCTGGCGGCGTTGGAGGCATACTTCGAAAATTTTGCGTAA
- the panF gene encoding sodium/pantothenate symporter: protein MQLEVILPLIAYLVVVFGLSIYAMRKRVTGNFLNEYFLGSRSMGGIVLAMTLTATYISASSFIGGPGAAYKYGLGWVLLAMIQLPAIWLSLGILGKKFAILARRYNAVTLNDMLFARYQSRLLVWLASVSLLVAFVGAMTVQFIGGARLLETAAGIPYETGLLIFGISIALYTAFGGFRASVLNDTMQGMVMLIGTIVLLVGVVHAAGGLTHAVQTLETIDPKLVSPQGAEDILSPTFMTSFWVLVCFGVIGLPHTAVRCISYKDSKAVHRGMIIGTIVVAILMFGMHLAGALGRAVIPDLTVPDLVIPTLMVKVLPPFAAGIFLAAPMAAIMSTINAQLLQSSATIIKDLYLNLHPEHMQNERRLKRMSAVITLILGALLLLAAWRPPEMIIWLNLLAFGGLEAVFLWPLVLGLYWERANATGALSAMIVGGVLYAVLATLNVQYLGFHPIVPSLLLSFLAFVVGNRFGQPVPQTAVISTDK from the coding sequence ATGCAGCTTGAAGTTATCCTGCCGCTTATCGCCTATCTGGTGGTGGTATTTGGCTTGTCAATTTACGCCATGCGTAAACGGGTCACGGGGAATTTCCTCAACGAGTATTTTCTCGGTAGTCGTTCCATGGGCGGAATTGTTCTGGCCATGACGCTGACGGCAACTTATATCAGCGCCAGTTCATTTATTGGTGGCCCCGGTGCCGCGTATAAATACGGCCTTGGTTGGGTGCTGTTGGCAATGATTCAGCTTCCGGCAATATGGCTATCGCTTGGCATTCTGGGGAAGAAATTCGCCATCCTTGCGCGCCGTTATAACGCCGTCACCCTCAATGATATGCTGTTTGCCCGCTATCAAAGCCGTCTGCTGGTCTGGCTGGCAAGCGTGAGTCTGCTGGTGGCCTTTGTCGGCGCCATGACCGTGCAGTTTATTGGCGGTGCACGTCTCCTGGAAACCGCGGCCGGTATTCCTTATGAAACCGGCCTGCTGATTTTCGGCATCAGTATTGCGCTGTATACCGCGTTTGGCGGCTTTCGTGCCAGCGTCCTCAACGATACGATGCAGGGCATGGTGATGCTAATTGGCACCATTGTGTTGCTGGTGGGGGTTGTTCATGCCGCTGGCGGGCTAACCCATGCAGTGCAGACGCTTGAAACTATCGATCCCAAGCTGGTTTCACCACAAGGCGCAGAGGATATTCTCTCTCCCACCTTTATGACCTCATTCTGGGTACTGGTCTGCTTTGGTGTTATCGGGCTTCCGCATACGGCTGTACGCTGCATTTCTTACAAAGACAGTAAAGCAGTTCATCGGGGCATGATTATTGGCACCATCGTTGTGGCGATTCTGATGTTTGGGATGCACCTCGCGGGCGCATTGGGCCGAGCCGTGATTCCTGACCTCACGGTGCCAGACCTGGTGATTCCAACGCTGATGGTGAAAGTGCTCCCACCGTTTGCCGCAGGCATATTCCTGGCGGCGCCGATGGCGGCGATTATGTCGACAATTAACGCCCAATTATTGCAAAGTTCCGCTACGATCATCAAAGATCTGTATTTGAATCTGCACCCTGAACATATGCAAAATGAGCGTCGCCTCAAGCGAATGTCAGCCGTGATCACGCTGATTTTGGGGGCACTGCTGCTGCTGGCTGCCTGGCGTCCACCAGAGATGATTATCTGGCTAAACCTGCTCGCGTTTGGGGGGCTGGAGGCCGTATTCCTGTGGCCACTGGTACTCGGCTTGTATTGGGAACGGGCAAATGCGACGGGCGCGCTGAGCGCGATGATCGTCGGCGGCGTGCTCTATGCCGTGCTCGCCACATTGAATGTTCAGTACCTGGGCTTCCATCCGATTGTGCCTTCGTTACTGCTAAGTTTTCTGGCGTTTGTGGTCGGGAACCGTTTCGGTCAACCGGTGCCACAGACTGCCGTAATTTCTACTGATAAATAA
- the aroQ gene encoding type II 3-dehydroquinate dehydratase, which produces MTDKFRILLLNGPNLNMLGTREPEKYGTLTLSQIVSRLNAEAETLNVTLDSLQSNAEYVIIDRIHQAKDNIDYILINPAAFTHTSVAIRDALLAVSIPFIEIHLSNVHAREPFRHHSYLSDIASGVICGLGADGYSYALQTAVKRLSQSH; this is translated from the coding sequence ATGACTGACAAGTTTCGCATTTTGCTTTTAAACGGCCCGAACCTGAATATGTTAGGCACCCGTGAGCCAGAGAAGTACGGCACGCTGACGCTTTCCCAGATCGTTAGCCGCTTGAACGCGGAAGCCGAAACGCTTAACGTCACGCTCGACAGTCTGCAATCTAACGCCGAGTACGTCATCATCGACCGTATTCATCAGGCTAAAGACAACATTGACTATATCCTGATTAATCCGGCCGCGTTCACGCACACGAGCGTTGCCATTCGCGATGCGTTGCTGGCAGTGAGTATCCCGTTTATCGAGATTCACTTAAGCAACGTGCATGCGCGCGAACCATTCCGCCATCACTCGTATCTGTCTGATATCGCCTCAGGCGTTATCTGCGGACTTGGAGCTGACGGCTATTCATACGCTTTACAGACGGCGGTCAAACGCCTGTCACAATCACACTAA